Proteins co-encoded in one Candidatus Equadaptatus faecalis genomic window:
- a CDS encoding ABC transporter permease → MKNSRLRALVVKEFKQTLRDKITLAILLVMPIVELFIIGFAVNMDIKHVWTAVFDQSRSQDSREMIRSFTSSNYFDIKLYANSVNEVNEAVQAGYAKIGLIIPSDYASKIHGGRNTKLQVIVDATDSLSANSAMAAAQTLGILKSNELLRQQAMRHGINLSGQLVEMRTKLWYNPDFVTSWYMIPGIMGLLLSISLITLMGMAIVREAEQGTLEQLLVTPMQAWELLLSKICPYIIIGYLQIVLSLAIGMIFFDMPFVGSMPLFMLLTFFYVVSDLAFGIMISTFSDNQLQALQLSTFIILPSVMLSGFIFPIESMPKF, encoded by the coding sequence ATGAAAAACAGCAGATTGAGAGCGCTCGTCGTAAAGGAATTCAAACAGACGCTGCGCGATAAAATAACGCTTGCCATACTTCTTGTAATGCCGATTGTTGAGCTGTTTATTATCGGCTTTGCCGTGAACATGGACATCAAGCACGTGTGGACGGCTGTTTTTGACCAGTCGCGCTCGCAGGACAGCCGCGAAATGATACGCTCCTTTACCTCCAGCAACTATTTTGACATAAAGCTTTACGCGAACTCCGTCAACGAGGTCAACGAAGCCGTGCAGGCAGGTTATGCAAAGATAGGACTGATTATTCCGTCTGACTACGCGTCGAAAATACACGGCGGCAGAAACACGAAGCTGCAGGTGATAGTTGACGCCACGGACAGCCTTTCGGCAAATTCCGCAATGGCTGCCGCGCAGACTCTCGGCATACTGAAATCAAACGAACTGCTGAGGCAGCAGGCAATGCGGCACGGTATTAACCTCAGCGGGCAGTTAGTTGAAATGAGAACAAAGCTGTGGTACAACCCTGACTTTGTGACCTCATGGTACATGATTCCGGGCATTATGGGGCTTCTGCTGAGCATTTCGCTGATTACCCTTATGGGAATGGCGATAGTCCGCGAGGCGGAACAAGGTACGCTCGAACAGTTGCTTGTAACGCCTATGCAGGCGTGGGAGCTTCTGCTCTCCAAAATATGCCCGTACATTATCATAGGCTATCTTCAGATTGTGCTTTCTCTCGCAATAGGAATGATATTTTTTGACATGCCTTTTGTCGGAAGTATGCCGCTCTTTATGCTGCTGACTTTCTTCTACGTCGTTTCCGACCTTGCTTTCGGCATAATGATTTCAACCTTCTCGGACAACCAGCTTCAGGCATTGCAGCTTTCAACCTTTATCATACTGCCGAGCGTTATGCTCTCCGGCTTTATATTCCCGATTGAATCGATGCCGAAATTTTT